A stretch of Primulina tabacum isolate GXHZ01 chromosome 13, ASM2559414v2, whole genome shotgun sequence DNA encodes these proteins:
- the LOC142522668 gene encoding putative ribose-5-phosphate isomerase 1 produces MAVAYPRFLVSETHTAVEPPTLMGSSTVSPASVSLTQDDLKKIAAYKAVEHVKSGMVVGLGTGSTAKHAVDRIADLMRQGKLKDIVGIPTSTKTYDQAISLGIPLSDLDSHPFVDLAIDGADEVDPGLNLVKGRGGSLLREKMVESVSKKFIVIVDESKLVKHVGGSGLAMPVEVIPFCWNHSLRRLVDMFACAGCVGELRMSVENGKPSVTDNGNFVIDLYFERDIGNLNEASDAILRLPGIVEHGMFIGLATSVIVAGVEGITIKTKAGTEVEVDSFSYGDLRNGF; encoded by the coding sequence ATGGCCGTAGCTTACCCACGTTTCTTGGTGTCCGAAACCCACACAGCGGTCGAGCCTCCTACTCTAATGGGGTCATCCACCGTGTCTCCGGCTTCCGTCTCCCTAACTCAGGATGATTTGAAGAAAATCGCGGCTTATAAAGCCGTGGAGCATGTGAAATCAGGCATGGTGGTTGGCCTAGGAACCGGCTCCACCGCGAAGCACGCTGTGGATCGTATCGCGGATCTTATGCGCCAGGGGAAGCTTAAAGATATTGTGGGTATCCCCACTTCGACGAAGACTTATGATCAGGCAATTTCGTTGGGGATCCCTTTATCAGATCTTGATTCTCACCCCTTTGTGGATTTAGCCATCGATGGTGCCGACGAGGTAGACCCTGGGTTGAATTTGGTTAAGGGGCGTGGGGGATCCTTGCTGAGGGAGAAAATGGTGGAATCTGTAAGCAAGAAATTCATTGTTATTGTCGATGAGTCGAAATTGGTGAAGCATGTAGGCGGTAGTGGGTTGGCTATGCCAGTAGAGGTCATTCCTTTTTGTTGGAATCATTCTTTGAGAAGGCTTGTTGACATGTTCGCCTGTGCGGGTTGCGTAGGGGAGCTCAGGATGAGTGTGGAGAATGGCAAGCCTTCGGTGACTGATAATGGGAATTTTGTTATTGACTTGTACTTTGAGAGAGATATTGGAAACTTGAATGAAGCCAGTGATGCAATTTTGAGGCTTCCGGGGATAGTAGAGCACGGCATGTTCATCGGATTGGCTACCTCGGTGATTGTAGCTGGTGTGGAAGGCATCACCATCAAGACTAAAGCAGGGACTGAGGTGGAGGTAGATTCTTTTAGTTATGGTGATTTGAGGAATGGATTTTAG